A window of Bacillus sp. DX3.1 genomic DNA:
GTATATGAATTGCAGAAGAATGGACATGATGTATTTCTGCATTGTGATTTTATACAAGGATTGAATACGAACACAGAGGAAGCGTTGTTATATATTCATGAGGTAATTGGTGCTCAAGGCATTATTTCAACGAAAGGTTCCACCATTAGAAATGCAAATAAAGTTGGGTTACAGACAATTCAACGTATTTTTATTGTGGATACGTTATCGCTTACGAAATCAATTGAAAATTGTAAAGGGACGCGGCCAAGTGCGGTAGAAATCATGCCAGGAATTATGCCTTCGATTATTAGGAAGCTAGCAGAGGAATTAGATTTTCCTATTATTGCGGGTGGCTTGATTCAAACGAAAGAAGAAGCAAAGGTTGCCATTAAAGCGGGAGCGAGTGCGATTTCGACAAGTCATTGTCAAGTGTGGGCATAGGAACAAAAGAGGAGTGCAAACTAATGATTGAATTAAGAGACGTTTCAAAGGTTTATAAAAATGCAAAGGAAATAGCAGTTGAAGGTGTTTCGGTACAGATTAACAAAGGAGAGTTCTTTGTTCTAGTTGGGCCTTCTGGCTGCGGGAAAAGTACATTGTTACGAATGATTGCAGGCTTAGAGGAAATTAGCTCTGGCGAGTTACATATTAATGAAAAGGTTGCTAATGAGTTAGAGCCTAAAGATCGTAATTTATCAATGGTGTTTCAAAATTATGCGTTATATCCACATCTGTCTGTAGAAGAAAATATTCTTTTTGGACTGAAAATAAGAAAGATTCCGAAAGAAGAGCGGCAAAAACGATTAATGGAAGCAGTTGAAATGGTTGGACTTACGGAATATGTAAAATCGAAGCCGGGACAATTATCAGGTGGTCAGCGGCAACGTGTTGCACTAGCTCGTGCGATTGTAAGCCAAGCTCCAATTTGTTTAATGGACGAGCCACTCTCCAACTTGGATGCGAAGCTGCGTGCACAAATGCGCATTGAAATTCGAGAAATTCAGCAGCGCTTAGGTATTACAATGGTTTATGTAACACATGATCAAATTGAAGCAATGACGATGGGTGATCGCATTATGGTGTTAAACAAGGGGAGTATACAACAAGTAGGAACACCACTTGATATATACAATTATCCCGCAAATGAATTTGTTGCAGGTTTTATCGGTTCACCTTCTATGAATATTGGAGATGGGAAAATAGATAAAGAAGCAGGCGTATTGCACGTTGATGGATTACAAATTCCAATGTCTCCAGGACAGCTGCAACAGTTACCAGAGCCAAAAGTACGTTTAGGAATTCGTCCTGAACATATTCTATTAGCTGAGGATGGACAAGAAGTTACACTTCAATCTGTAGAAGTATTAGGAAATGAATCGATTTTAAATTTCGTAGTAAATGAGAAAACATGGAGTGCAAAAGTAATTGGACAGCTTATTTTGAAAAAAGGTGACAAAGTAAAATTACAATTTCCCAAAGAGAAACTATGTTTCTTTCACAACGATACAAATGAAAGGATTCGATTAATAGCGGAAGAAGAGTTGAAGGTGGTGGCAAAATAATGATTGAGGTAGGAAAATTACCAGTTCAAACTGATGTCCCAAGAAAGAGGGCGCTATGGAACCGGACGAGAGATTTACGAACAGGCCTATTATTTTTAGCACCATCTATTTTGTTATTTGCAATCTTTCTTTTTTATCCATTGTTTCGAACCATTTACTATAGCTTCTATTTAACAGATGTGCATGGAGAGGCTAATTTGTTTGTCGGGCTTGAAAACTATCAATATTTATTGTCTGATCCAGCCTTTTATAAAAGTGTAAAATCCACTTTATTATTTGTCTTGTATACAGTACCAACTAGTATTTTATTTGCGCTGTTTCTTGCATTAATTGCAAATGAGAAAGTAAAAGGGATCGGAGTATTTCGCGTGTTATTTTCTTCGACAATGGGAATTTCAGTAGCGGCAAGTGCAGTGATTTGGCTATTTTTATTCCATCCTAGTGTTGGTTTATTTAATAACATACTAAGTTCTATGAATCTTCCTGCAATTGCATGGTTAACAAGTCCAGATTGGGCGCTATTTTCTGTATCGATTACAACGGTTTGGGTGAACACAGGATTCGCATTTTTGGTTATATTAGGCGGTTTACAAAATATTGATACATCTTTATATGAAAGTGCATCTATTGATGGTGCTAGCTATTTGTATAAGCTTCATCAAGTTACATTACCGATGTTATCTCCAACACTATTTTTTATTATCACAGTTACCTTAATAAGTGCATTTCAAAGCTTTGGACAAATTGATATTTTAACGCATGGTGGACCGAATGATGCAACAAATTTAATCGTGTACTCCATCTATAAAGAAGCTTTTGCAAATCATCAATTTGGTACAGCAAGTGCACAAGCAATGGTGCTATTTATTTTCATTTTCGTTGCTACTTTACTTCAATTTAAGTTTGCAGAGAGAAAGGTGCATTATAAATGATTATGAAAACGTGGAAACAACAACTCCTTCTCTATACGCTGCTTATTATAAGTGCGGCACTGGTCTTTTTTCCAGTTTTGTATGCGTTCTTGTTAGGGTTTATGACGCCGGAAGATATTCAAATGCGGCGGGTATTCCCGACACAATTTACGTTTGATAACTTCGTACATATTTTTAATAAAGTACCACTGTTTTCTTATTTATATAATAGCTTTATCGTTTCAACGGTTGTGATGGTTGGTCAGCTTGTTGTATCCAGTTTAGCTGCTTATGCATTTGTCTTTTTACATTTTAAAGGAAGAAATTTCATTTTCTTTCTGTTTATTTCAACTATGCTTATCCCATGGGAAGCAACGATGGTACCAAACTTTTTAACGGTGCAACAGTTCGGATGGATTAATACATTTACGGGAATGACTGTTCCATTTTTTGCAACGGCATTTGGGATTTTCTTGTTACGGCAACATTTTATGACGCTTCCAAATGAGTTGAAAGAAGCTGCTTTTATCGAAGGAATTGGGCATACGAAGTTTTTATTCCGTGTCGTCGTGCCATATTGTAAAACGAGTTTTATTACATTAGGTGTATATAGCTTTTTATCGACATGGAATATGTATTTATGGCCATTGCTTATTACAAATGATGAAAGAATTAGGACTGTACAAATTGGTGTGAAACAGCTCCAATCACAGGAAGTTGCGACAGATTGGGGCAGTGTGATGGCGGGTGTTACTGTAATTGTCATTCCGACGTTAATTTTACTGTTTTTAGGACAAAAACAGCTGCAACAAGGGTTAACAAAAGGCGCGATTAAATAGGTAGGTAATATGTTTTATTATATAAATGAAAAGGTGGGATTAAGATGAGATTTTGGAAAAAAGGTGCCGCTGTTATGATGGCAGCGACTATGGCTTTATCGGCTGCAGCTTGTTCAAGTAGCAAAACAGAAGGAAAATCTGAAGCAAAAAAAAAAATAACTTCGGTAGAAAAGAATGGGGATAAAACGGTGATCCGTTTTTGGCATGCGATGGGTGGAAAAACACAGGGTGTGTTAGACGGAATTGTTGCGGACTATAATAAGTCACAGAATAAGTATGAGATAAAAGCTGAATTTCAAGGATCTTATGAAGAATCTTTAACGAAATTTAAAAATATAACAGCATCGAAAGAATCACCGGCGCTTGTTCAATCTAGTGAAATTACGACAAAATATATGATTGATAGTAAAAAAATTACGCCGATTGATAGTTGGATAAAAAAAGATAAATATGATACATCAAAATTAGAAAAAGCGATTACAAACTATTACTCGGTTGATGGGAAAATGTATTCCATGCCATTTAATTCATCTACTCCGGTATTAATTTATAATAAAGACGCCTTTACAAAAGCTGGTTTAGATCCAGAAAAAGCTCCGAAAACATATGCCGAGTTAAAAG
This region includes:
- a CDS encoding glycerol-3-phosphate responsive antiterminator, with the protein product MFKEPYIAMIKDWNKYKSYRNLPKTVFLMTGSMLELPEHVYELQKNGHDVFLHCDFIQGLNTNTEEALLYIHEVIGAQGIISTKGSTIRNANKVGLQTIQRIFIVDTLSLTKSIENCKGTRPSAVEIMPGIMPSIIRKLAEELDFPIIAGGLIQTKEEAKVAIKAGASAISTSHCQVWA
- the ugpC gene encoding sn-glycerol-3-phosphate ABC transporter ATP-binding protein UgpC, which encodes MIELRDVSKVYKNAKEIAVEGVSVQINKGEFFVLVGPSGCGKSTLLRMIAGLEEISSGELHINEKVANELEPKDRNLSMVFQNYALYPHLSVEENILFGLKIRKIPKEERQKRLMEAVEMVGLTEYVKSKPGQLSGGQRQRVALARAIVSQAPICLMDEPLSNLDAKLRAQMRIEIREIQQRLGITMVYVTHDQIEAMTMGDRIMVLNKGSIQQVGTPLDIYNYPANEFVAGFIGSPSMNIGDGKIDKEAGVLHVDGLQIPMSPGQLQQLPEPKVRLGIRPEHILLAEDGQEVTLQSVEVLGNESILNFVVNEKTWSAKVIGQLILKKGDKVKLQFPKEKLCFFHNDTNERIRLIAEEELKVVAK
- a CDS encoding sugar ABC transporter permease, yielding MIEVGKLPVQTDVPRKRALWNRTRDLRTGLLFLAPSILLFAIFLFYPLFRTIYYSFYLTDVHGEANLFVGLENYQYLLSDPAFYKSVKSTLLFVLYTVPTSILFALFLALIANEKVKGIGVFRVLFSSTMGISVAASAVIWLFLFHPSVGLFNNILSSMNLPAIAWLTSPDWALFSVSITTVWVNTGFAFLVILGGLQNIDTSLYESASIDGASYLYKLHQVTLPMLSPTLFFIITVTLISAFQSFGQIDILTHGGPNDATNLIVYSIYKEAFANHQFGTASAQAMVLFIFIFVATLLQFKFAERKVHYK
- a CDS encoding carbohydrate ABC transporter permease codes for the protein MIMKTWKQQLLLYTLLIISAALVFFPVLYAFLLGFMTPEDIQMRRVFPTQFTFDNFVHIFNKVPLFSYLYNSFIVSTVVMVGQLVVSSLAAYAFVFLHFKGRNFIFFLFISTMLIPWEATMVPNFLTVQQFGWINTFTGMTVPFFATAFGIFLLRQHFMTLPNELKEAAFIEGIGHTKFLFRVVVPYCKTSFITLGVYSFLSTWNMYLWPLLITNDERIRTVQIGVKQLQSQEVATDWGSVMAGVTVIVIPTLILLFLGQKQLQQGLTKGAIK